A window of Rhipicephalus microplus isolate Deutch F79 chromosome X, USDA_Rmic, whole genome shotgun sequence genomic DNA:
CGAAGAGCTAAAGCTTTTTGAGAGGTCCCTGGCTGCCGTCAACGAGAGGTATGCTGTGCGGACATCAAGAGACCTGAGCAAGTCGTCTAAATGTGAGGATGTCTCGATTGCTTCTTAATGTATTGATCTGCGCGTAGATCTAGCATTGAAACACGCAGTAGTAATTTAAACCAGCTAGGGACACGGCAGGACAGGCTTCTTCTCAGTTGCGGTTATTGGTTTTCGCCTTTTTGaagtttggcttaggtatcattGTTTTCGTTACCGGTTCTCAGTTCCCCTGGAACCAATTCATTTCGGTGTGAGTGAAGTATTGTTCGGATTACCGGGACATGACCCAATCTTCAGAGATTCTATAAACGTTATTGGAGCTGTAATTGGCGCCTTGTCTGTGTCTGCGTGTTTCTTTGGTCCCCGTTGCTTAGCGCCCCAAATTATTCAGTTGTAACTGAACTGTATTTTTTCGGTTTTAGTCATGATTAGCACCGCGCTAGCAAGCTAATTGTGACACGGCCGTGCGTGCCATCCCTGGTGCTCCAGGAAGTGTGAATTAGATGTCTAGAGCAAGGCGGGCCTGATGTTCAACGCTGTATATGAGAAGCTGAAGGGTCAGGGTCGAGATTTTTCGCCCAATTATATTAAAATCCCAAGGCCCAACCAAACTGTAACGTGTTGGTGCTGCTTGTAAGTTGTAACTTCAAAACCGCATAAAAAGTCTGggtaattattaataataataatgataattatatttattattctggtTGACGAAAGCCAGAATTTCTTACCAGAGGCAGCGCATCTTAAAGTTTTTTTGCTGccattacacaaaaactaaaataatatttgatattgccctctgccatgcataaaactaggtgccttcattaactcatctttattgtttattttcagccAATGTCGTCTTCTCCATGATCCACTGCGGATCTCGAATCTCTCTGGACAATGTGCCGTTCCGAGCTGTCAAGGAAACCGTGAAAGTGGGCATATTTGGAACGGAGTACTACAAGAAAACTCAGgagaaaaaagaacaggtatgttACATGGTGATGCACTTCCAAAAGTTTCAATCTCATGCACATATCCAGCAGTCTTCTAGTTCAAAGATTGTGTGTAGGCAGTATAAAGAAGATTTACTTTAAGTTACTATAAGTGTACACGAGAAATAAATATTGTTAACTTCATTTACAGAGTTCAAGTACCACTGACTGGTAGAAGGAGGTGTACGAGAAGAAGTGGGTGAACCTCCAAGGCACAAAGAAAAAGGGGTGCGCAGCAACAATGAATTTGAAGTGGATTGAGTTGTACTCAGATTTTCAGGTATGTAATGTGCAATGACAAGTAAAAAATAATTTCAGATTAATTTCTGGGGACCTTTGTCATGTCATTTATGAATGTGCAATCCGACACAACACAGTTGGTTGAAGATCATTATGGTTTCAAGCAGCGCAACAAGATGAGGGCAAAGTCAAGATGAGACAGAAGACAGCGCTCTATATTTCCACCATTGCCAGTATGTATACACGTGGGAAACAGCAAGATAAACAGAGTGTGAAagataaaatgagcacaacgcatACAGTCTCGGCATCTAAGCCAAGACTGTATGTGTTTTGTACTTTGCGCTCTTATTTTGCTATTTCCCACATGTATACATACTGGCAATAGTGGAAATATACTTCCAGCTATTATTTCAGCGCTGTCTTATGTCTCATCTTGACTTCGCCCTCATCTTGTTGTACTGTTTGAAACCATAAAATATGATCTGTGTACTTAACAGTGCCTGCTTTCTAGGTGGATGTGCCCCCAGCTATGCGGCCAGACAAGAGAAGGTCGTCTGAAAGCAGACAAGGCCAAGGAGCTGCAGGAGGCACTTGACGCAGAGCAGCAGACTGTGGCCAAAGAGACGCGGGTATATGTTAGGATTGCTAACTGCAGTTCCCATCAAAACCATGGTTTCGAGGACATGGAAGCTTTTAGCCAAAACATGGACAAGAGCGTTGCTGAGCGAATTCAGATGTTGGCAAAAGAAGGCATTACTTCTGTATCAGATGTGAAAAAGTGCCTTCACTATTATGTGCACGATATACTTTTTGCGAACAAGGAGAAGCCTGATAGCAGCTGCAGGGCCTTTTTCCCAACACATCGTGACATCAGCAACCAGATCCAAGCTGTGCTTAAGAAAGACCGCTTCAGCACAGTTGATCAAGAGAATGCTAGAATCCTAATTGAAAAGATCAGGGGTGAGCAACCCGAATCCTCCATTGTCTATCGGCCGTATGCAGCACGCAGCTTCGTGGGTAGCAGCGACTCGGACAACGTGGAAGAGAGCGTTGCCAGCGAGTGTGAAGACACGTTGCTGTTTTGCTTCCAAACAAAATTCATGAAGAGCATGCTTAAAAAGTACGGAGGCTCAGTAGTTTGCCTGGACGCAACGCACAAGACGAGTGACTATGCCCTACCACTTTTCTTGCTTGCCGTGAAAACACCGTCGGGATACACACCATCTGGTGTGTTTATCATACAGTTCGAGACGGCCCACTGTATCGCTGAGGCTTTAGACGTTTTCAAGCAGTGGTGTGACAACTGGTCCCCACAATACTGTATGGTGGATTATAGCAAGGCAGAAATAAGTGCCATCAAGCAAGTGTTTCCAGAGAGTCAAATCTCCATCTGTGACTTCCATAGACTACAGGCATGGCAGAGGTGGCTGCGCAGAAAGGAAAACAACATATCCGATCCAGATGAGGCCCTGAAACTCATGAAACACGTAGCCAGTGCTTCAAATCATCATGACTTTGACAAGGCGGTTGAAGTCCTTGTTGACTCTGAgtattggaaaaacgaaagattccGCAGTTACTTTGAAGAAGTGTGGCTGTCAGTAAAGGAGCTGTGGGTCATGTCTTACAGGCTGGAGTTTGACGTTGTGTTGACCACAAATAACGGCATTGAGGCCCAAAACCGCGCGTTGAAGGCACAGTACGTGAAAAGTTCCAGCGGGAAACGGTCGTTAACATCCCTGATCATGACTGTCGTTCATGGCTACCTTCCCGACAAAGAAGTGAAATTCCATGAGGCAGCAAGGAGGCAGTCATCAGCGTACAGACAGTACAGTGAAAATTTTCCTGCATACCTGCACAACCGGCCTCATGGGTTCGTTAAGCATATGCTGAGACGGCTTGTTAATGCAGAGGAATACACCCCCACAGACATGGAAGAGCTCCCTGTTGAAGGTGTGTTTACGGTTCATTCTGAAAGAAGTGATGATGATCTGTATACTGTCGACTTCACCAAGCCATCGTGTACGTGCCCTGATTTCAGGAAGCACAAGTACCCATGCAAGcacttttgtgttgtttttaaatACAGCGACAGGTGGGGCGTTTCCTCTCTTCTGCAGAGTTACCTCAATCGACCGCAAATTACTCTTGGAAGCTGTCCAGAATCCGAAACAAGTTCCGAGATTCCCCTTGTCAATCAGCCCAGCCCTTGTGAAGTGTCTTCACAGGATCTTGATACAGCAGCATCAGAGCCAGACATTCCCTTTGTCAATGAGACCAGCTTTTGTGAAGTGCCTTTACAGCCTGGGGTTGCTATGCTTCCTGGGACAGCAGCCCCCTCAGTGTCGGAGCTACACAAAAGTATAACCGAGGAATTTGAAAAGTGCAGTTCCCTCCTTTACTGCTGCCATGACGTTCAAACAGAGGTGGAGGCTAGGGGCTTATTGCAAGCCACCTTCCGTAAG
This region includes:
- the LOC142776096 gene encoding uncharacterized protein LOC142776096, with protein sequence MCPQLCGQTREGRLKADKAKELQEALDAEQQTVAKETRVYVRIANCSSHQNHGFEDMEAFSQNMDKSVAERIQMLAKEGITSVSDVKKCLHYYVHDILFANKEKPDSSCRAFFPTHRDISNQIQAVLKKDRFSTVDQENARILIEKIRGEQPESSIVYRPYAARSFVGSSDSDNVEESVASECEDTLLFCFQTKFMKSMLKKYGGSVVCLDATHKTSDYALPLFLLAVKTPSGYTPSGVFIIQFETAHCIAEALDVFKQWCDNWSPQYCMVDYSKAEISAIKQVFPESQISICDFHRLQAWQRWLRRKENNISDPDEALKLMKHVASASNHHDFDKAVEVLVDSEYWKNERFRSYFEEVWLSVKELWVMSYRLEFDVVLTTNNGIEAQNRALKAQYVKSSSGKRSLTSLIMTVVHGYLPDKEVKFHEAARRQSSAYRQYSENFPAYLHNRPHGFVKHMLRRLVNAEEYTPTDMEELPVEGVFTVHSERSDDDLYTVDFTKPSCTCPDFRKHKYPCKHFCVVFKYSDRWGVSSLLQSYLNRPQITLGSCPESETSSEIPLVNQPSPCEVSSQDLDTAASEPDIPFVNETSFCEVPLQPGVAMLPGTAAPSVSELHKSITEEFEKCSSLLYCCHDVQTEVEARGLLQATFRKLAESVPQSSGLHIRGSPTKGCSSLKPLPKRRRL